Sequence from the Bremerella volcania genome:
CGGATGCTGCCGTCGCCGAACAAGGGAATCGGGGTCCCTTCGTGGACGGCCTTGGCGAAAATGGTCAGGGCCAGGTCAGGCCGCAGCCGCGGTCCATACACGCTGAACGGACGCAGGCACGCCGCCGGCACGCCGTGCAGCTGATGATAGGTCAGGCACAACAGTTCGGCGGCCCGCTTCGTGGCGCCGTACGGACTGGCCGGAATCCCTAGCGGGGCATCTTCCCGAAACGGAACGCCAGCCCCTTTGCCATATACGGTGGAAGACGACGCCAGCAGAAACCGCTTCACCGGATGATGCCGGGCAGCTTCCAAGAGACTCAAGGTCCCGGCGACGTTGGCTTGCTGGTACATCTCAGGCTTCTGCACGCTGATCCGCACGCCAGCCATCGCGCCCAGGTGGACCACCTGATCGATATCGTGCTCGTCGAACAGCCGCTTCATCGCGGCCGAGTCGCAGAAGTCCCCTTCGATCAGGGTTACGCGCGGCTCGTTGGCCACCGGCTTCACGTTTTCTCGCTTTAGCGCCGGATCGTAGTAGTCGTTGAAGTTGTCGATCGTGACGAGCTTGGCGTCCGACTGCTTCAGAAGGATCTGCGTCAGGTGACTACCAATGAAACCGGCTCCGCCGGTAATAAGAATGGCCATGCGCTAGTTGGGGGTTGTGCGTACGAACAGGAAAATTGCCCAGAACCTATAATCGCTACAAACGATACTCAATTCGGGGCGATTCTCGCAAGACACAACGTGGTTGTGGGTGCCTGAGGCGTCGATTAGTCTGAAGACTCCTTGTTTCCATCCGCCGGGAAAGCATTTGATGTCGCTGCGAAAAGTGCCCCTGATAGCCACACTCGTCCTGTTTGGACTATGGGCGATCGCTTTCACGGCAACGCACTGGCCGATGGAGCCGGATAACGATCCCTTGTTTCCGCACGTCGATAAGTTCGTCCATGCAGGCATCTACGCCATTCTGGCCATCA
This genomic interval carries:
- a CDS encoding GDP-mannose 4,6-dehydratase; protein product: MAILITGGAGFIGSHLTQILLKQSDAKLVTIDNFNDYYDPALKRENVKPVANEPRVTLIEGDFCDSAAMKRLFDEHDIDQVVHLGAMAGVRISVQKPEMYQQANVAGTLSLLEAARHHPVKRFLLASSSTVYGKGAGVPFREDAPLGIPASPYGATKRAAELLCLTYHQLHGVPAACLRPFSVYGPRLRPDLALTIFAKAVHEGTPIPLFGDGSIRRDFTHVSDICQGLIVALTAEGVVGQEINLGHSDPIEMRRLIELLEKSFGKKAVIDYQPERPEDLPITYANLEKAEKLLGYGPKVLIEDGIQEYVDWFRSWHG